In the Pirellulales bacterium genome, one interval contains:
- a CDS encoding flagellar hook-basal body complex protein has product MGLSSVFSTAITGLSAAETTIDVVGNNVANANTNGFKASEALFATQFLRTLSLGSAPTDNNGGTNPRQIGLGTKVASITPNFSQGTIQISAAANDIAIQGDGFFIVEASSGEHLYTRNGSFQLNSKNELVTSTGQRLLGFGVDENFQLQTTELKPLVIPLGSAAVAQATETAELSGTLVPDGDLATTAEIIESGVLGDSALTRPTNTTTANLSAVPGAGTTLGQSAGGGGLAAGEVYRYQVVFADGAIGSDTPTESLPSATLGPITVTGGNDQVALSNLPVDPTGRYTARRIYRTDATGTGAYHYVGEVLNNLAGQSFTDGANAAAWSAGQSLDTTTLTGNYNYYVTFADASGGPPNGVESRPSQIINPTTISGGRVQLENIPVDTSGNFTVRRIYRNLANNPNVFYYVGEIDNNLPSQTFTDNNSDATIALNPQVNLDGPAVNFNTLLTNVVQRNANDGYDSPFKEGVLEFKGSKAEREINPPKQFTITGTSTVLDLITFMEESLGIQRSTAANGIPEDISGLAPGGTLNNGRIRLVGNNGKGNAIEISTADFTLTPSTGTVSQPNLSFGSTQKAVGESATADFLVYDSLGIPLNVRLTAVLESRNATTTTYRWFADSADNDPTSGVQTAVGSGLVTFDGKGNLIPGGTATISIDRSHIASDKPLSFTLDFSNVSGLASKVSSLQVTRQDGQPPGKLTNYIIDESGRMRGVFDNGFERDLGQMRLARFANNTGLEARGQNMYAGGVNSGLPVQGNPGQEGIGQVVGGAVELSNTDIGKNLIDLILASTQYRGNARVITAAQQLLDELLNLRR; this is encoded by the coding sequence ATGGGCCTTTCCTCCGTATTCAGCACGGCCATCACCGGACTCAGCGCCGCCGAAACCACGATCGACGTGGTGGGCAACAATGTGGCGAACGCCAACACCAACGGATTCAAAGCGTCCGAGGCGTTGTTCGCCACTCAGTTCTTGCGCACGTTGAGCCTGGGCTCGGCGCCAACCGACAACAACGGCGGTACGAATCCACGGCAGATCGGCCTGGGCACAAAAGTCGCATCGATCACGCCCAATTTCTCGCAAGGCACAATTCAAATCAGCGCCGCGGCCAACGACATCGCGATTCAAGGCGATGGGTTCTTCATTGTAGAGGCATCAAGCGGCGAGCACCTTTACACCCGCAATGGATCGTTTCAGCTAAACAGCAAGAACGAGTTGGTTACATCGACCGGCCAGCGATTGCTGGGCTTCGGCGTTGACGAGAACTTTCAGCTTCAAACCACGGAACTCAAACCGCTCGTGATCCCCTTGGGCAGCGCTGCGGTAGCGCAGGCCACGGAGACTGCGGAGCTTTCCGGCACGTTGGTTCCAGACGGTGATCTGGCCACCACGGCTGAGATCATCGAGAGTGGCGTGCTGGGAGACTCGGCCCTCACGCGGCCGACAAACACCACCACGGCCAACCTGTCGGCCGTGCCAGGCGCCGGAACCACACTGGGGCAAAGCGCTGGTGGTGGTGGCTTGGCGGCGGGTGAAGTGTACCGCTACCAGGTCGTTTTCGCCGATGGCGCTATTGGATCCGACACGCCCACCGAGAGCTTGCCGTCAGCGACGCTGGGTCCTATCACGGTCACCGGCGGGAACGATCAAGTGGCGCTCAGCAACCTGCCGGTCGATCCGACCGGCCGCTATACCGCGCGGCGCATCTACCGGACCGATGCGACCGGCACAGGCGCCTATCATTACGTGGGCGAAGTGCTCAACAACCTGGCGGGCCAATCGTTCACAGACGGCGCCAACGCCGCCGCTTGGTCGGCCGGGCAATCACTCGACACAACGACGCTGACGGGCAACTACAACTACTACGTCACTTTCGCCGACGCCAGCGGCGGCCCGCCCAACGGCGTGGAAAGTCGGCCCTCTCAGATCATCAATCCGACCACGATCTCTGGGGGACGCGTCCAACTGGAAAACATTCCGGTAGACACCAGCGGCAATTTTACGGTACGCCGCATCTACCGAAACCTGGCCAACAACCCCAACGTTTTCTACTACGTGGGGGAGATCGACAACAACCTGCCGAGCCAAACCTTCACCGACAACAACTCCGACGCCACGATAGCGCTTAATCCGCAGGTCAACCTGGATGGTCCGGCGGTCAACTTCAACACTCTCTTAACCAACGTGGTGCAGCGGAACGCCAACGATGGTTACGACTCGCCCTTTAAAGAAGGAGTGTTGGAGTTCAAAGGATCCAAGGCGGAGCGCGAGATCAATCCGCCCAAACAGTTCACAATCACCGGCACTTCCACGGTGCTCGATTTGATCACCTTCATGGAGGAGTCGCTCGGCATTCAACGCTCCACTGCCGCCAATGGGATTCCGGAGGACATTTCCGGATTGGCGCCGGGCGGCACATTGAACAACGGTCGCATTCGACTGGTGGGCAACAACGGCAAAGGCAATGCGATTGAGATCAGCACTGCCGACTTTACGCTGACTCCCAGCACTGGGACCGTCAGCCAACCCAATTTGAGCTTCGGTTCCACGCAAAAGGCTGTGGGCGAGAGCGCGACGGCCGATTTCCTCGTTTACGACTCGCTGGGTATTCCGCTCAACGTGCGACTCACGGCGGTGCTGGAGAGCCGGAACGCCACGACAACTACATACCGTTGGTTCGCCGATTCGGCCGACAACGATCCGACGAGTGGCGTGCAGACCGCCGTCGGATCGGGACTAGTCACTTTTGACGGGAAGGGAAATCTGATTCCCGGCGGCACCGCCACGATATCGATCGATCGATCGCACATTGCGTCCGACAAACCATTGTCGTTCACACTCGACTTTAGCAACGTCTCGGGACTGGCGTCAAAGGTGAGTAGTTTGCAGGTGACGCGTCAGGATGGACAACCGCCCGGAAAGCTCACCAACTACATCATCGACGAATCGGGACGCATGCGCGGCGTGTTCGACAACGGCTTTGAACGCGATCTGGGCCAAATGCGATTGGCGCGATTCGCCAACAACACCGGTCTCGAAGCCCGCGGCCAGAACATGTACGCCGGCGGTGTGAACTCGGGCCTGCCGGTGCAAGGCAACCCAGGTCAGGAGGGCATTGGCCAGGTGGTTGGCGGCGCCGTGGAACTCTCGAACACCGATATCGGCAAGAACCTGATCGACCTGATCTTGGCGTCGACGCAATATCGCGGCAACGCGCGCGTAATCACCGCCGCTCAGCAACTGCTCGACGAATTGTTGAATCTGCGTCGATAA